A window of Bactrocera dorsalis isolate Fly_Bdor chromosome 4, ASM2337382v1, whole genome shotgun sequence genomic DNA:
AGTCTGCTCAGCCCTGCTCACGCCCGGTTGTTTTGCCACCTCGTCCACCAGCATCCTCTCCACCACCTTGTTTTCCACCGTTGTGTCCTGTTTGGACCCGCTACCGCTCGGCTGAGTGGTGGCCTTCCCATCTTCCTTGCTCCCTATGGTCGCGGGTTTGTGCGGCCTCATGACCACCATGCTGAACCTGTAAAACAGGCGGAAGCTCGCTGCACGTACGTACCTGTACGATTCGTCATCAATGTACAGGTACAGTCTCCATCCTCGTAGTTCACCTTTTTCTTCCAATTGGCTGCTGACGACGCGCCAGGCCGCAGTGCTAAGGCCCCGGTTCTGGTTCTTAATCAGACCCAGGGCAAACTCGTACGGCTTATCATCGCTGCGGGGGAGGAACATTGTCATCCTGTGCATGACCGGCAGGTCCTCCGCCCTTGTTGCACAGAGGACGGGACCGGTCCAGCCTCCTAGCTTTGGGGCAAATTCCCGCAACCAGTCGGCGGACGACTCGTCCATACAGTCCACCTGTAGCATGCCACCTTTGAATTCCACCCCAAGGAAGGACGCCGCGTATTC
This region includes:
- the LOC125778148 gene encoding uncharacterized protein LOC125778148, whose translation is MAVLPQNYPAESLESEQLTVLQNLLLEEVFRGDEYAASFLGVEFKGGMLQVDCMDESSADWLREFAPKLGGWTGPVLCATRAEDLPVMHRMTMFLPRSDDKPYEFALGLIKNQNRGLSTAAWRVVSSQLEEKGELRGWRLYLYIDDESYRYVRAASFRLFYRFSMVVMRPHKPATIGSKEDGKATTQPSGSGSKQDTTVENKVVERMLVDEVAKQPGVSRAEQTTLVGTADVPDAQEAGLPSTQELLEGLGDHVDSSANDGGDVDMPRTEGGGQATSPETQPSEN